Proteins from one Salarias fasciatus chromosome 14, fSalaFa1.1, whole genome shotgun sequence genomic window:
- the LOC115400969 gene encoding T-cell surface glycoprotein CD3 delta chain, with the protein MKRLLFSHACVLLLWTWTACVNTGADATITVREVYDGIELTCPTGLTFSKTDKNTLHLPYKDEKSGEYTCVNATHENSPQDISIYVKFRTCDNCIELDTSSIAGLAIGEVVATAVVGVAVYLFASVVRSGVATPSSKRSDRLPPRPREPIGASSDPYQRLNFRSPKDEYDKIHRK; encoded by the exons ATGAAGCGCCTGTTATTTTCACACGCttgtgtgctgctgctctggacaTGGACAG CATGTGTGAACACCGGTGCAG ACGCGACAATAACTGTGAGAGAGGTGTATGATGGAATTGAGCTGACTTGTCCCACGGGCCTCACATTCAGCAAAACAGACAAGAATACTCTGCATCTGCCGTACAAGGACGAGAAGTCGGGGGAGTACACGTGTGTCAATGCTACTCACGAGAATTCTCCTCAAGACATATCAATCTATGTGAAGTTTCGCA CTTGTGACAACTGCATCGAGCTGGACACGTCCTCCATCGCAGGCCTGGCCATCGGCGAGGTGGTGGCGACCGCTGTGGTCGGAGTCGCCGTCTATCTGTTCGCCTCCGTCGTCCGGAGTGGCGTCGCCACACCCAGCAGCAAAA GGTCCGACAGGCTGCCCCCCCGGCCCCGTGAACCAATAGGAGCCTCAAGTGACCCCTACCAG CGCCTGAATTTCAGATCCCCCAAAGACGAGTACGACAAGATCCACAGAAAATGA
- the LOC115401242 gene encoding T-cell surface glycoprotein CD3 epsilon chain, whose amino-acid sequence MDVHAVFIIFIMLPAAVKTAEGVKFWRDNVTLTCPEVGRWFENDKPIPNAETDDTYKFTYMDKGKYHCEYSGKKYQFYVEGRACKNCFELDGTVFLVVIIADVAATVVVMMMVFKCTKRKDSAGPTKTSRGPGNSGGRAPAVPSPDYEMLNPNTRSADTYSAVNRMG is encoded by the exons ATGGACGTCCACGCCGtgttcatcatcttcatcatgttgCCAGCTGCTGTAAAGACTGCGGAAG GGGTGAAATTCTGGAGGGACAACGTCACTCTGACCTGTCCAGAAGTAGGACGATGGTTTGAAAATGATAAACCGATTCCAAATGCAGAGACAGACGACACATATAAATTCACATATATGGACAAAGGCAAGTATCACTGTGAATACAGTGGCAAGAAGTATCAGTTCTACGTGGAGGGAAGGG CGTGTAAAAACTGCTTCGAACTGGACGGTACTGTGTTTCTGGTGGTCATCATAGCTGACGTGGCGGCAACGGTGGTTGTAATGATGATGGTCTTCAAGTGCACCAAAAGGAAAGACTCAGCTGGACCCACCAAGACTTCCAGAG GACCCGGTAACTCTGGAGGCCGAGCTCCAGCTGTCCCGTCTCCTGACTATGAG ATGCTGAACCCTAACACTCGCTCGGCCGACACTTACTCTGCAGTGAACAGGATGGGGTAG
- the tmem25 gene encoding transmembrane protein 25: MECVFVRGWASGSAVVFLHTLALSWTGAVENGPTIDGRHHAALTLKENMTHKFSCQTDSWDPHAPPVLTWYLNGEQQMEPVMKRGRLVTSTQRGPGVKRPVANRNSTFSLRARKWDRELVCVASNPSTGESYNATVTLNVQFQPEILRVNAQYSETSDPGLALVLFALVRSNPPATINFVDQSGRLVANTTDFLILDSRSYPWLTNHSLKVTLNSLQGNVSLNASNSVGTAQSNLTLAEFLQSRVEVPMLGIVTGGAMAFMALLILSLIVLCLMQKNKSKSIDEPVEILMAKKSDSANLKTEKADKTYIPRENMSLPSNMQLHDLSSLRKARETAQQNSVGEQKKEEEEEDLSLAYAARGFARYPMVGYIYKVNSTSSEEIWL; this comes from the exons atggagtgtgtgtttgtcagaggaTGGGCGTCGGGCTCTGCTGTGGTGTTCCTTCACACGCTGGCCTTGTCATGGACGG GTGCGGTTGAGAACGGCCCCACGATAGACGGCCGGCACCACGCGGCTCTGACCTTGAAGGAGAACATGACACACAAGTTCAGCTGCCAGACAGACAGCTGGGACCCCCACGCCCCCCCCGTACTGACCTGGTACCTGAACGGAGAGCAGCAGATGGAGCCCGTCATGAAGCGGGGCCGTCTGGTGACGAGCACTCAGAGGGGTcccggcgtcaaaaggcccgtGGCCAATCGGAACAGCACCTTCTCTCTGAGGGCCAGAAAGTGGGACAgggagctggtgtgtgtggcgtcGAACCCCAGCACAGGCGAGAGCTACAACGCCACGGTCACACTCAATGTCCAGT TCCAGCCAGAGATCCTCAGGGTGAACGCCCAGTACAGCGAGACCTCAGACCCGGGCCTCGCCCTGGTCCTCTTCGCCTTGGTACGCTCCAACCCGCCCGCCACCATCAACTTTGTGGACCAGTCCGGCCGCCTGGTGGCCAACACCACTGACTTCCTCATCCTGGACTCCCGAAGCTACCCCTGGCTGACCAATCACTCTCTGAAGGTCACACTCAACAGCCTGCAGGGGAACGTCTCATTAAACGCCAGCAACAGTGTGGGAACGGCGCAAAGCAACCTCACGCTGGCCG AGTTCCTGCAGTCCCGTGTGGAGGTCCCCATGCTGGGGATCGTGACCGGCGGAGCCATGGCCTTCATggccctcctcatcctcagtcTGATAGTTCTCTGcctcatgcaaaaaaacaagagcaagTCCATCG ACGAGCCCGTGGAGATCCTCATGGCCAAGAAGAG TGACTCAGCCAATCTGAAGACAGAGAAGGCTGATAAGACGTACATCCCCAGAGAGAACATGTCTCTGCCGTCCAACATGCAGCTCCACGACCTCAGCAGTTTGAGAAAAG CTCGTGAGACCGCGCAGCAGAACAGCGTGGGAGAgcagaaaaaagaggaagaggaggaagatctgTCTTTAGCCTACGCCGCCAGAG GGTTCGCCAGATATCCGATGGTGGGATACATCTATAAGGTGAACAGCACAAGCAGCGAGGAGATCTGGCTCTGA